A section of the Streptomyces sp. NBC_00178 genome encodes:
- a CDS encoding eCIS core domain-containing protein produces MEQESHAHGPGHGEGPGAPVPRSAVHDVLRGAGSPLAEPVRQEMEARLGHDFSDVRVHEGAAARRSAAEIGARAYTSGSHVVLGEGGGDKHTLAHELTHVIQQRQGPVSGTADGAGLRLSDPGDRFEREAEANATRVLAQAPPSAEAAPGSRSGTGATESHVQQAPHVQQAPQVQRAGGDEDKEVEQSGNPRYRQVKPSGPGTRPADLRMKDRIAREAHAPNAGKTPHVAVTDVPGQGLRYASNSGAKKLSEAKQRSGLDSVGAAMDHAAELSAVPRRRKDQLKLRAALSGDYEKAHGDDSRLAATTRELRSSAGTWSRNPEHPKKDASVHGEMTLLGEQIANWRENPWPQGEGRIQEVAMGGVKKACGACQMAFEAANATIGATYGYRVVASGSHGEMFRWRAPDWLTGAALQLVAEAAEPRGYKFRERILEQTKEAAEAESASGQSRMTSDQHLPSDSESEWEQV; encoded by the coding sequence ATGGAGCAGGAGAGCCACGCGCACGGGCCCGGCCACGGGGAGGGTCCCGGAGCACCGGTGCCGCGGTCGGCCGTCCACGACGTGCTGCGGGGGGCGGGCAGCCCGCTGGCGGAACCTGTGCGGCAGGAGATGGAGGCCCGCCTTGGACACGACTTCTCCGACGTACGGGTGCACGAAGGCGCTGCCGCGCGGCGTTCGGCCGCGGAGATCGGGGCGCGCGCGTACACCTCGGGCAGTCATGTGGTTCTCGGTGAGGGTGGTGGCGACAAGCACACTCTGGCGCACGAGCTGACCCATGTGATCCAGCAGCGGCAGGGCCCGGTGTCGGGTACAGCCGACGGCGCAGGACTGCGGTTGTCGGATCCCGGCGACCGTTTCGAGCGGGAGGCCGAGGCCAATGCGACCCGCGTGCTGGCGCAGGCCCCGCCGTCGGCGGAGGCGGCGCCCGGGTCGCGGTCCGGAACCGGGGCGACGGAATCGCACGTGCAACAGGCGCCGCATGTGCAACAGGCGCCGCAGGTGCAACGGGCGGGCGGCGACGAGGACAAGGAGGTGGAACAGTCCGGCAACCCGCGCTACAGGCAGGTGAAGCCGAGCGGGCCGGGCACCCGTCCGGCGGATCTGCGCATGAAGGACAGGATCGCCCGGGAGGCGCACGCACCGAACGCGGGGAAGACACCGCACGTGGCGGTCACGGATGTGCCGGGCCAAGGGCTGCGGTACGCGTCCAACTCCGGTGCGAAGAAGCTGTCCGAGGCGAAGCAGCGATCGGGGCTCGACTCGGTGGGGGCCGCGATGGACCATGCCGCGGAGCTGTCGGCCGTTCCGCGCCGTCGCAAGGACCAGCTCAAGCTGCGGGCGGCGCTTTCCGGGGACTACGAGAAGGCGCACGGGGACGACTCCCGTCTCGCGGCCACCACGCGAGAGCTGCGGTCGTCGGCGGGCACCTGGAGCCGCAACCCCGAGCACCCGAAGAAGGACGCCTCCGTCCACGGCGAGATGACTCTGCTCGGCGAGCAGATCGCGAACTGGCGGGAGAATCCGTGGCCGCAGGGTGAGGGCCGGATCCAGGAGGTGGCCATGGGCGGCGTGAAGAAGGCGTGCGGCGCCTGCCAGATGGCTTTCGAGGCGGCCAACGCCACGATCGGGGCGACGTACGGCTACCGGGTGGTCGCGTCCGGGTCGCACGGCGAGATGTTCCGGTGGCGGGCACCGGACTGGCTGACCGGGGCCGCGCTCCAGCTGGTGGCGGAAGCCGCCGAGCCCCGCGGCTACAAATTCCGCGAACGCATCCTGGAACAGACGAAGGAGGCCGCGGAGGCGGAGTCGGCGTCCGGGCAGTCCCGCATGACGTCCGACCAGCACCTTCCGTCCGACTCCGAGTCGGAATGGGAGCAGGTGTAA
- a CDS encoding aldehyde dehydrogenase family protein translates to MTSTHAFWLAGRRATGEDSFDVTNSWDGRLVGTVSVPTDAQVEEAVAAAWAVREEFAATPAHVRAAALDHVVRRLTERTEEIAQLISAENGKPVKWARGEVGRAVSVFRFAAEEARRFNGGEAQRLDTDAGGTGRLGLTRRFPRGPVLGISPFNFPLNLSAHKVAPAIAVGAPIILKPAPATPISSLILGELLAETDLPAGSWSVLTVPNDRMPALVQDERLPVISFTGSGPVGYSIMESVPRKHCTLELGGNGAAVVLADWSSEEDLDRAADRIATFSNYQGGQSCISVQRVIADATVYDRLVPKIVAAVEALVTGDPSDAATDVGPLVSEDAASRVESWVDEAVSAGAALLTGGKRDGATYAPTVLTDLPDTTTIAGEEVFGPVLSISRTHGEAEAFAAVNDSKYGLQAGVFTHDLQTAFRAHRALEVGGVIIGDVPSYRADQMPYGGAKQSGTGREGVRYAMDDYTYERVLVLTGLAL, encoded by the coding sequence ATGACTTCCACCCACGCCTTCTGGCTGGCCGGCCGCCGGGCCACCGGCGAGGACAGCTTCGACGTCACCAACTCCTGGGACGGGCGCCTCGTCGGCACGGTCTCCGTGCCGACCGACGCCCAGGTCGAGGAAGCCGTCGCGGCGGCATGGGCCGTGCGCGAGGAGTTCGCGGCGACCCCCGCGCACGTCCGGGCAGCCGCCCTGGACCACGTCGTACGCCGCCTCACCGAGCGCACCGAGGAGATCGCGCAGCTGATCTCGGCGGAGAACGGCAAGCCCGTCAAGTGGGCCCGCGGAGAGGTCGGCCGCGCCGTCTCCGTGTTCCGCTTCGCCGCGGAGGAGGCCCGCCGCTTCAACGGAGGCGAGGCCCAGCGCCTCGACACCGACGCCGGCGGCACGGGGCGCCTGGGGCTGACCCGCCGCTTCCCGCGCGGCCCCGTGCTCGGCATCTCGCCGTTCAACTTCCCGCTCAACCTGAGCGCCCACAAGGTCGCCCCGGCCATCGCCGTCGGCGCGCCGATCATCCTCAAGCCGGCACCCGCCACCCCGATCTCCTCGCTGATCCTGGGTGAGCTGCTGGCCGAGACCGACCTCCCCGCCGGGTCCTGGTCCGTGCTGACCGTGCCCAACGACAGGATGCCGGCCCTGGTCCAGGACGAGCGGCTGCCCGTGATCTCCTTCACCGGGTCCGGCCCGGTCGGCTACTCGATCATGGAGTCGGTGCCCCGCAAGCACTGCACGCTCGAACTCGGCGGCAACGGTGCCGCGGTCGTGCTCGCCGACTGGTCCTCCGAGGAGGACCTGGACCGGGCGGCCGACCGCATCGCGACCTTCTCCAACTACCAGGGCGGCCAGTCCTGCATCTCGGTGCAGCGGGTCATCGCCGACGCCACGGTGTACGACCGGCTCGTCCCGAAGATCGTCGCCGCCGTCGAGGCCCTCGTGACCGGGGACCCCTCCGACGCGGCCACCGACGTCGGCCCGCTGGTCAGCGAGGACGCCGCGAGCCGTGTCGAGTCCTGGGTCGACGAGGCCGTCAGCGCCGGCGCCGCCCTGCTCACCGGCGGCAAGCGCGACGGGGCCACCTACGCCCCGACGGTCCTCACCGACCTCCCGGACACCACGACGATCGCCGGCGAGGAGGTCTTCGGGCCGGTCCTGTCCATCAGCCGGACGCACGGGGAGGCCGAGGCGTTCGCCGCCGTCAACGACTCCAAGTACGGCCTGCAGGCGGGTGTCTTCACCCACGACCTGCAGACCGCCTTCCGCGCCCACCGCGCCCTGGAGGTCGGCGGCGTGATCATCGGCGACGTGCCCTCCTACCGGGCCGACCAGATGCCGTACGGCGGCGCCAAGCAGTCCGGAACGGGCCGCGAAGGCGTGCGCTACGCCATGGACGACTACACCTACGAGCGGGTCCTGGTCCTCACCGGCCTGGCCCTGTAG
- a CDS encoding nucleotidyltransferase domain-containing protein → MMAPGDVLAVLALLRGAGADVVLAGGWGIDALLGEQTREHRDLDLLHDRAQEAAVVAALESAGYTETLDQRPVRFVLSHPSGPEIDLHPLEFAADGSAVQASPDPAAPFRYPAACFVTGTIGPVTVRCISAERQADFHQGYEPAGRDVADMAHLRRKFGIETAF, encoded by the coding sequence ATGATGGCGCCCGGGGATGTCCTGGCCGTCCTCGCGCTGCTGCGCGGGGCCGGCGCCGACGTGGTGCTCGCCGGGGGCTGGGGCATCGACGCCCTGCTGGGCGAACAGACGCGTGAGCACCGCGATCTCGACCTGCTGCACGACCGGGCGCAGGAGGCCGCGGTCGTGGCCGCGCTGGAGTCCGCCGGCTACACCGAGACGCTGGACCAGCGGCCCGTCCGCTTCGTCCTCAGCCACCCCTCCGGGCCCGAGATCGACCTGCACCCACTGGAGTTCGCCGCCGACGGCTCGGCCGTGCAGGCATCGCCCGACCCCGCGGCGCCCTTCCGCTATCCGGCGGCCTGTTTCGTCACCGGCACCATCGGTCCGGTCACCGTGCGCTGCATCTCCGCCGAGCGGCAGGCGGACTTCCACCAGGGCTACGAACCCGCCGGCCGGGACGTGGCGGACATGGCGCACCTGCGGAGGAAGTTCGGTATCGAGACCGCATTCTGA
- the aroA gene encoding 3-phosphoshikimate 1-carboxyvinyltransferase: protein MTVIDIPGSKSVTARALFLAAAANGTTTLVRPLASDDTEGFAEGLTRLGYGVRKEPDRWHIEGRPAGPAVAEADVHCRDGATTARFLPTLAAAAARGTYRFDASAQMRRRPLAPLTRALRTLGVDLRHEGAEGHHPLTVEASGVKGGELTLDAGESSQYLTALLMLGPLTAEGLRIDVTELVSAPYIEITLAMMRGFGVEVVREGDMFTVPPGGYRATTYAVEPDASTASYFFAAAALTGREVTVPGLGTGALQGDVRFTDVLRRMGAEVRTTAGRTTVTAVRPLSGLTVNMRDISDTMPTLAAIAPFATSPVRIEDVANTRVKECDRLEACAQNLRNMGITVHTGPDWIEIHPGTPRPAEIVTHGDHRIVMSFAVTGLRTPGIRFDDPGCVRKTFPRFHEEFAAFVAGGADGK from the coding sequence GTGACCGTCATCGACATCCCCGGCTCCAAGTCCGTCACCGCCCGCGCCCTCTTCCTGGCCGCCGCTGCGAACGGCACCACCACCCTCGTCCGGCCGCTCGCCTCGGACGACACCGAGGGGTTCGCCGAGGGCCTGACCCGTCTCGGGTACGGGGTGCGCAAGGAGCCGGACCGGTGGCACATCGAGGGGCGCCCCGCCGGACCCGCCGTCGCGGAGGCGGACGTCCACTGCCGCGACGGGGCCACCACCGCCCGCTTCCTGCCGACGCTCGCCGCCGCGGCCGCCCGCGGCACCTACCGCTTCGACGCCTCGGCGCAGATGCGCCGCCGCCCCCTGGCCCCGCTCACCCGGGCCCTGCGCACCCTGGGCGTCGACCTGCGCCACGAGGGCGCCGAGGGCCACCACCCGCTGACCGTCGAGGCCTCGGGCGTCAAGGGCGGCGAACTCACCCTCGACGCGGGGGAGTCCTCGCAGTACCTCACCGCTCTGCTCATGCTCGGCCCGCTCACCGCCGAGGGACTGCGGATCGACGTCACCGAACTCGTCTCGGCCCCGTACATCGAGATCACCCTCGCGATGATGCGCGGCTTCGGCGTCGAAGTGGTCCGGGAGGGCGACATGTTCACCGTCCCGCCGGGCGGCTACCGCGCCACCACCTACGCCGTCGAGCCGGACGCCTCCACCGCGAGCTACTTCTTCGCCGCCGCGGCCCTCACGGGTCGCGAGGTCACCGTCCCGGGCCTGGGCACGGGCGCGCTCCAGGGCGACGTGCGCTTCACCGACGTCCTGCGGCGCATGGGCGCAGAGGTCCGCACGACCGCCGGGCGGACCACCGTCACGGCGGTCCGCCCCCTCTCCGGGCTCACCGTGAACATGCGTGACATCTCCGACACGATGCCCACGCTCGCCGCGATCGCGCCGTTCGCGACGTCGCCGGTGCGCATCGAGGACGTCGCCAACACACGGGTCAAGGAGTGCGACCGGCTGGAGGCCTGCGCGCAGAACCTGCGGAACATGGGCATCACCGTGCACACCGGGCCCGACTGGATCGAGATCCACCCCGGCACTCCCCGGCCCGCCGAGATCGTCACCCACGGCGACCACCGGATCGTCATGTCCTTCGCGGTCACCGGGCTCCGCACGCCCGGGATCCGCTTCGACGACCCCGGGTGCGTGCGGAAGACGTTCCCCCGATTCCACGAGGAGTTCGCGGCCTTCGTCGCGGGGGGCGCCGACGGGAAATGA
- the dxr gene encoding 1-deoxy-D-xylulose-5-phosphate reductoisomerase, with the protein MGAMSDSPAPLADPHLVFDAVDGRRDLVILGSTGSIGTQAIDLVLRNPGRFRVTALSAAGGRVQLLAEQAAQLRVRTVAVADADKVPALRDALREAYGAGEPLPAILAGPDAATELAASTCHTVLNGITGSIGLAPTLAALKAGRTLALANKESLIVGGPLVKALAAPGQIIPVDSEHAALFQAIAAGKRADVRKLVVTASGGPFRGRTRAELADVTREQALAHPTWAMGPVITVNSATLVNKGLEVIEAHLLYDIPFDRIEVVVHPQSYVHSMVEFTDGSTLAQATPPDMGGPIAIGLGWPERVPDAAPAFDWTKASSWEFFPLDTEAFPSVGLARHVGTLGGTAPAVFNAANEECVDAFLAGRLPFNGIMDTVTAVVAEHGTPATGTSLTVADVLEAETWARARARELSAAATAEAHV; encoded by the coding sequence ATGGGGGCCATGAGCGACAGCCCCGCACCCCTCGCCGACCCGCATCTCGTCTTCGACGCCGTGGACGGCCGCCGGGATCTCGTGATCCTCGGCTCCACCGGGTCCATCGGCACCCAGGCCATCGACCTGGTGCTCCGCAACCCCGGCCGTTTCCGTGTCACCGCGCTCTCCGCGGCGGGCGGCAGGGTCCAGCTCCTCGCCGAGCAGGCCGCACAGCTGCGGGTGCGTACCGTCGCCGTCGCCGACGCGGACAAGGTGCCGGCCCTCCGGGACGCCCTGCGCGAGGCGTACGGGGCGGGGGAGCCGCTGCCCGCGATCCTGGCCGGACCCGACGCCGCGACGGAGCTGGCCGCGAGCACGTGCCACACCGTGCTGAACGGGATCACCGGCTCGATCGGCCTCGCGCCCACGCTCGCCGCCCTGAAGGCCGGCCGCACCCTCGCCCTGGCCAACAAGGAGTCGCTGATCGTCGGCGGTCCCCTGGTGAAGGCGCTCGCGGCCCCGGGCCAGATCATCCCGGTCGACTCCGAGCACGCGGCCCTCTTCCAGGCGATCGCCGCGGGCAAGCGCGCCGACGTGCGCAAGCTCGTCGTGACCGCATCGGGCGGGCCGTTCCGGGGCCGTACGCGCGCCGAGCTGGCCGACGTCACCAGGGAGCAGGCGCTCGCCCACCCGACCTGGGCCATGGGGCCGGTCATCACCGTCAACTCCGCGACCCTGGTCAACAAGGGCCTGGAGGTCATCGAGGCGCACCTCCTCTACGACATCCCGTTCGACCGGATCGAGGTCGTGGTCCACCCCCAGTCGTACGTTCACTCGATGGTGGAGTTCACCGACGGCTCCACGCTCGCCCAGGCCACCCCGCCCGACATGGGGGGTCCCATCGCCATCGGCCTCGGCTGGCCCGAGCGGGTCCCGGACGCCGCTCCCGCCTTCGACTGGACGAAGGCGTCCAGCTGGGAGTTCTTCCCGCTGGACACCGAGGCGTTCCCGTCCGTCGGCCTCGCCCGGCACGTCGGCACCCTCGGCGGCACCGCCCCCGCCGTGTTCAACGCGGCCAACGAGGAGTGCGTGGACGCGTTCCTGGCGGGACGGCTGCCCTTCAACGGCATCATGGATACGGTCACAGCGGTGGTGGCCGAACACGGCACACCCGCCACGGGAACTTCGCTGACGGTCGCGGACGTCCTCGAAGCGGAGACCTGGGCCCGTGCCCGGGCCCGCGAACTCTCGGCGGCAGCGACAGCGGAGGCGCACGTATGA
- a CDS encoding acyl-CoA dehydrogenase family protein produces MSAPSDIPQAPKVTEREARQVAEAAREQDWRKPSFAKELFLGRFRLDLIHPHPQPAPDDVRRGEAFLARMREFCETRVDGALIEREAKIPDEVINGLRELGALGMKIETKYGGLGLTQVYYNKALALAGSASPAIGALLSAHQSIGVPQPLKMFGTQEQKDTFLPRLARTDISAFLLTEPDVGSDPARLATTAVPDGDEYVLDGVKLWTTNGVVADLLVVMARVPESDGHKGGITAFVVEADSPGITVEHRNAFMGLRGIENGLTRFHGVRVPAANRIGPEGAGLKIALTTLNTGRLSLPAMCVGVGKWSLKIAREWSAVREQWGRPVARHEAVGAKISFIAATTFALEAVVDLSSQMADESRNDIRIEAALAKLYGSEMGWLISDELVQIRGGRGFETADSLAARGERAVPAEQMLRDMRINRIFEGSTEIMHLLIAREAVDAHLKVAGDIIDPDKALADKARAGANAAQFYARWLPKLVSGPGRVPNAYGEFRVPGHPDLSTHLRYVERSSRKLARSTFYAMSRWQGRMETKQGFLGRIVDIGAELFAMSAACVRAEHLRVNDDHGREAYQLADVFCRQSRLRVEELFGRLWSNTDDIDRRVVDGVLSGTYTWLEEGVIDPSGEGAWIADATPGPAEGDNVHRPIR; encoded by the coding sequence ATGTCCGCCCCATCCGACATCCCCCAGGCCCCCAAAGTCACCGAGCGCGAAGCACGGCAGGTGGCCGAGGCCGCCCGCGAACAGGACTGGCGCAAGCCCAGCTTCGCCAAGGAACTCTTCCTCGGACGCTTCCGGCTCGACCTGATCCACCCCCACCCCCAGCCCGCCCCCGACGACGTGCGGCGCGGCGAGGCCTTCCTCGCCCGGATGCGCGAATTCTGCGAGACCCGGGTCGACGGCGCCCTCATCGAGCGCGAGGCGAAGATCCCCGACGAGGTGATCAACGGGCTCAGGGAGCTCGGCGCCCTCGGCATGAAGATCGAGACGAAGTACGGCGGCCTGGGGCTGACCCAGGTCTACTACAACAAGGCGCTCGCGCTCGCCGGTTCGGCGAGCCCCGCCATCGGCGCGCTCCTCTCGGCGCACCAGTCCATCGGCGTACCCCAGCCGCTGAAGATGTTCGGCACCCAGGAGCAGAAGGACACCTTCCTGCCCCGCCTGGCGCGCACGGACATCTCGGCGTTCCTCCTCACGGAACCCGACGTCGGCTCCGACCCGGCCCGGCTCGCGACGACCGCGGTGCCCGACGGCGACGAGTACGTCCTGGACGGCGTGAAGCTCTGGACGACCAACGGCGTGGTCGCCGACCTGCTCGTGGTGATGGCCCGCGTGCCCGAGTCCGACGGCCACAAGGGCGGCATCACCGCCTTCGTCGTCGAGGCCGACTCCCCGGGCATCACCGTGGAGCACCGCAACGCCTTCATGGGCCTGCGCGGCATCGAGAACGGCCTGACGCGCTTCCACGGCGTACGGGTCCCCGCGGCCAACCGGATCGGCCCCGAGGGCGCCGGTCTCAAGATCGCCCTCACCACGCTCAACACCGGCCGCCTCTCGCTGCCCGCCATGTGCGTCGGCGTCGGGAAGTGGTCCCTGAAGATCGCCCGCGAATGGTCGGCGGTCCGCGAGCAGTGGGGCAGGCCGGTCGCCCGCCACGAAGCGGTCGGCGCGAAGATCTCCTTCATCGCCGCCACCACCTTCGCCCTCGAAGCGGTCGTGGACCTCTCCTCGCAGATGGCCGACGAGAGCCGCAACGACATCCGCATCGAGGCCGCGCTCGCCAAACTGTACGGCTCGGAGATGGGCTGGCTCATCTCCGACGAACTGGTCCAGATCCGCGGCGGACGCGGCTTCGAGACCGCCGACTCGCTGGCCGCCCGCGGCGAACGGGCCGTCCCCGCCGAGCAGATGCTCCGCGACATGCGGATCAACCGCATCTTCGAGGGCTCCACGGAGATCATGCACCTGCTGATCGCCCGCGAGGCCGTCGACGCCCACCTCAAGGTCGCCGGTGACATCATCGACCCCGACAAGGCCCTCGCCGACAAGGCGAGGGCGGGTGCCAACGCCGCGCAGTTCTACGCGCGCTGGCTGCCCAAACTGGTCAGCGGCCCCGGCCGGGTGCCCAACGCCTACGGTGAGTTCCGCGTCCCGGGCCACCCCGACCTCTCGACCCACCTGCGGTACGTCGAACGCTCCTCCCGCAAGCTGGCCCGCTCGACCTTCTACGCGATGTCCCGCTGGCAGGGGCGCATGGAGACCAAGCAGGGCTTCCTCGGCCGGATCGTCGACATCGGCGCCGAGCTCTTCGCGATGAGCGCCGCCTGCGTCCGTGCCGAGCACCTGCGGGTCAACGACGACCACGGGCGCGAGGCCTACCAGCTCGCCGACGTGTTCTGCCGGCAGTCCCGGCTCCGCGTCGAGGAGCTCTTCGGCCGGCTGTGGTCCAACACCGACGACATCGACCGCCGCGTGGTCGACGGCGTCCTCTCCGGGACCTACACCTGGCTGGAGGAGGGCGTCATCGACCCGAGCGGTGAGGGCGCCTGGATCGCCGACGCCACCCCCGGGCCCGCCGAGGGGGACAACGTCCACCGCCCCATCCGCTGA
- a CDS encoding PucR family transcriptional regulator — protein MPPTLASLVQHSALRLTVRAGADRLGTPVRWAHASELADPVPYMEGGELLLVTATNLDARDPATMRRYVRRLAGAGVAGLGFGVGVTYDDIPAALVDAAEEAGLPLLEVPRRTPFLAISKAVSAAIAADQYRSVTAGFEAQRELTRAAVAGDGPAALLTRLAAHIDGWAALYDSSGAVLAAAPEWAARRAARLTPEVERLRDRPAPASAVVGDTEGDDRVELQSLGTGRRARGALAVGTGAALGTAERYAVNSAVALLTLTTARSRALQGAEQRLGAAVLRMLLAGQPDHARAVAGDLYGGLLDAPFRLLIAEAALPAGTEPLAEALDAAAGRSGETLLMVPEGERLLVLAVDGGAVAAACVAYARAEEDRPPRESGAEEPDVVVGLSAPAGPIAVSAAYKQAEQALSVARRRGRVLVEHEELAAGSVLPLLADDAVRAFADGMLRPLQEHDAKGRGDLVASLRAWLSRHGQWDAAAADLGVHRHTLRYRMRRVEEILGRSLDDPDVRMELWLALKATAASSATP, from the coding sequence ATGCCGCCCACTCTCGCCTCCCTCGTCCAGCACTCGGCGCTCCGGCTGACCGTCCGGGCGGGGGCCGACCGGCTCGGCACCCCGGTCCGGTGGGCGCACGCCAGCGAGCTGGCCGACCCCGTGCCGTACATGGAGGGCGGCGAACTGCTGCTCGTCACGGCGACCAACCTCGACGCCCGGGACCCGGCGACCATGCGCCGGTACGTACGACGGCTGGCCGGCGCCGGAGTCGCCGGACTGGGCTTCGGCGTCGGCGTCACCTACGACGACATCCCGGCGGCTCTCGTGGACGCCGCCGAGGAGGCGGGACTGCCGCTCCTCGAAGTGCCCAGACGCACGCCGTTCCTCGCCATCAGCAAGGCCGTGTCGGCGGCCATCGCCGCCGACCAGTACCGCTCGGTCACGGCGGGCTTCGAGGCCCAGCGCGAGCTGACCAGGGCCGCCGTCGCCGGGGACGGCCCCGCGGCGCTCCTCACCCGGCTCGCCGCGCACATCGACGGCTGGGCCGCCCTGTACGACTCCTCCGGGGCCGTCCTCGCCGCCGCGCCGGAGTGGGCCGCCCGCCGCGCGGCCCGGCTCACACCCGAGGTGGAGCGCCTGCGTGACCGTCCCGCCCCGGCCAGCGCCGTCGTGGGCGACACCGAGGGCGACGACCGCGTCGAACTCCAGTCCCTGGGCACCGGCCGCCGGGCCCGCGGCGCGCTGGCCGTCGGCACGGGCGCCGCGCTCGGCACGGCCGAGAGGTACGCCGTGAACTCGGCGGTCGCGCTGCTGACCCTGACCACCGCGCGCTCCCGCGCGCTCCAGGGCGCGGAACAGCGTCTCGGGGCGGCGGTCCTGCGGATGCTGCTCGCGGGCCAGCCGGACCACGCCCGTGCCGTCGCGGGGGATCTGTACGGCGGTCTCCTCGACGCGCCCTTCCGGCTCCTCATCGCGGAGGCGGCCCTCCCCGCGGGGACCGAGCCGCTCGCCGAGGCGCTCGACGCGGCGGCCGGCCGGTCCGGCGAGACCCTGCTGATGGTGCCCGAGGGGGAGCGCCTCCTGGTCCTGGCCGTGGACGGCGGCGCCGTGGCCGCCGCCTGCGTGGCCTACGCACGCGCGGAGGAGGACCGGCCGCCGCGCGAGTCGGGGGCCGAGGAGCCCGACGTCGTCGTCGGGCTTTCGGCGCCCGCCGGACCGATCGCCGTCTCCGCCGCGTACAAGCAGGCCGAACAGGCCCTGTCGGTCGCACGCCGCCGCGGCAGGGTCCTCGTGGAGCACGAGGAGCTCGCCGCGGGGTCCGTCCTGCCGCTCCTCGCCGACGACGCCGTACGCGCCTTCGCCGACGGGATGCTGCGGCCGCTCCAGGAGCACGACGCCAAGGGCCGCGGAGACCTCGTCGCGTCCCTGCGCGCCTGGCTCTCCCGGCACGGTCAGTGGGACGCCGCGGCGGCCGACCTGGGCGTCCACCGCCACACCCTGCGCTACCGGATGCGCCGGGTCGAGGAGATCCTCGGCCGCTCGCTGGACGACCCCGACGTCCGCATGGAGCTGTGGCTGGCCCTGAAGGCGACGGCGGCCTCGTCGGCGACCCCGTAG